One window of the Halarcobacter mediterraneus genome contains the following:
- a CDS encoding DarP family protein, which yields MINNILEDENYKELVSSQIKETMEYLVELGEEFALTANIDAVNFNPELPSATKEQLAKFSLFILKNYTYTTIKIDETHISFEAGFGSENFGSTVTIPFHAIFQIVVDESILFVNSVATVDKYNEELKKEKSINIFKRNPNNKRFDS from the coding sequence ATGATTAATAATATATTAGAAGATGAAAATTATAAAGAATTAGTAAGTTCACAAATTAAAGAAACAATGGAGTATTTAGTAGAATTAGGTGAAGAGTTTGCTCTTACTGCAAATATAGATGCAGTGAATTTTAATCCTGAATTACCAAGTGCTACAAAAGAGCAACTTGCTAAGTTTTCACTATTTATACTTAAAAATTATACCTATACAACAATAAAAATAGATGAAACGCATATTAGTTTTGAAGCTGGTTTTGGAAGTGAAAATTTTGGTTCAACAGTGACAATCCCTTTTCATGCAATTTTTCAAATAGTTGTAGATGAATCTATATTATTTGTAAATTCAGTTGCTACAGTTGACAAGTATAATGAAGAGTTAAAAAAAGAAAAATCTATAAATATTTTTAAACGAAATCCAAATAATAAAAGATTCGATAGTTGA
- the ndk gene encoding nucleoside-diphosphate kinase, translating into MEQTLSIIKPDAVAKNVVGKILDRFESNGLRIAATKKVQLSKADAEAFYAVHAERPFFGELVEFMISGPVVVSVLEGENAMAKNRDLMGATNPKEAEAGTIRADFAESIDANAVHGSDSLENAAIEIKFFFSDREIC; encoded by the coding sequence ATGGAACAAACATTATCAATAATTAAACCTGATGCAGTAGCTAAGAACGTAGTTGGTAAAATCTTAGATAGATTTGAATCAAATGGACTTAGAATTGCTGCAACAAAAAAAGTACAGCTTTCAAAAGCAGATGCAGAAGCTTTTTATGCAGTACATGCAGAAAGACCATTCTTTGGAGAATTAGTTGAATTTATGATTTCTGGACCAGTTGTAGTTTCAGTTTTAGAAGGTGAAAATGCAATGGCTAAAAACAGAGATTTAATGGGTGCTACAAACCCTAAAGAAGCAGAAGCTGGAACTATTAGAGCAGACTTTGCAGAATCAATTGATGCAAATGCAGTACACGGTTCAGATTCTTTAGAAAATGCAGCTATTGAAATTAAATTTTTCTTCTCAGATAGAGAAATTTGCTAA
- a CDS encoding alpha/beta hydrolase family protein gives MKKIKKEFNKYDNFEDTFKYSYIGLPKGFMGLEKPYYGQYYKIKKLLKEKNHTNKKFPLVLFIHGSSGLNKGTVYRKWIVEQGFIFICPNSLKIDNRPTYKTPDKISAYEKVHKLRQAEIVFNINKIKNFDFIDKNNIFLMGNSEGGLAAAAYKGKEFKARIITAYSCENGYYSKDFKIGAKKSDPILNIIGTNDEFFSKKSEASKDYKVEGHCTKALKKYKNAKVVILAQTKHDITQNGYVKDDIISFLRLWRKS, from the coding sequence TTGAAAAAAATAAAAAAAGAATTTAATAAATATGATAATTTTGAAGATACCTTTAAATACTCTTATATAGGTTTACCAAAAGGCTTTATGGGCTTAGAAAAACCTTATTATGGACAGTATTATAAAATAAAAAAACTACTAAAAGAGAAAAATCATACTAATAAGAAATTTCCTTTAGTTTTATTTATACATGGTTCAAGTGGATTAAATAAAGGTACAGTTTATAGAAAATGGATTGTGGAACAAGGTTTTATTTTTATTTGCCCAAACTCTTTAAAAATAGATAACAGACCTACATATAAAACTCCTGATAAAATATCTGCTTATGAGAAAGTACATAAACTAAGACAAGCTGAAATAGTATTTAATATAAATAAAATAAAAAACTTTGATTTTATTGATAAAAACAATATCTTTTTAATGGGAAATTCAGAAGGTGGTTTAGCAGCTGCTGCATATAAAGGGAAAGAATTTAAAGCTAGAATTATTACAGCTTATTCTTGCGAGAATGGATATTATTCAAAAGATTTTAAAATTGGAGCTAAAAAAAGTGATCCAATTTTAAATATTATTGGAACAAATGATGAGTTTTTTAGTAAAAAATCAGAAGCTAGCAAAGATTATAAAGTGGAAGGACACTGTACTAAGGCTTTAAAGAAATATAAGAATGCTAAAGTCGTAATCTTAGCTCAAACTAAACATGATATAACTCAAAATGGCTATGTAAAAGATGATATTATAAGCTTTTTAAGACTTTGGAGGAAAAGCTAA
- a CDS encoding response regulator transcription factor — protein sequence MKLNNLLVLYVYDKESSKNEVLPLLEEKLKKVFTANSLKQAQSCYRKYSPCIIVLDDSFLDNTMVKFLQEIRQSDIKTAFLVLSNNKANEYLYALMELYITKYILKPFKIEHLLLGLNKCLEVIESRIYSNVNLGNGILFNFQTQSLTKDGKVFVLNKKESILVNLFIQNPNRVITYEELEYHIWDNECTTAALKSLIRDFRKKTYKTILKNYSGIGYKLNLQN from the coding sequence TTGAAATTAAATAATTTACTTGTTTTATATGTTTATGATAAAGAATCTTCAAAAAATGAAGTTTTACCTCTTTTAGAAGAAAAGTTAAAAAAAGTATTTACAGCAAATAGTTTAAAACAAGCCCAAAGTTGTTATAGGAAATATTCACCTTGTATTATTGTTCTTGATGATTCTTTTTTAGATAATACTATGGTGAAGTTTCTTCAAGAAATTAGACAAAGTGATATAAAAACAGCATTCTTAGTTTTAAGTAATAATAAAGCAAATGAATATCTTTATGCATTAATGGAACTTTATATTACAAAATATATTTTGAAACCATTTAAAATCGAACACTTACTTTTAGGTTTAAACAAGTGTCTTGAAGTTATTGAAAGTAGAATTTACAGTAATGTAAATTTAGGAAATGGTATTTTGTTTAATTTTCAAACCCAAAGCCTTACAAAAGATGGGAAAGTTTTTGTATTAAATAAAAAAGAATCCATTTTAGTAAATCTTTTTATACAAAACCCAAATAGAGTAATAACTTATGAGGAGTTGGAATATCATATTTGGGATAATGAGTGTACCACAGCAGCTTTAAAATCTTTAATTAGAGATTTTAGAAAAAAAACTTATAAAACAATTCTTAAAAATTATTCAGGAATTGGATATAAATTAAATCTCCAAAATTAG
- a CDS encoding peroxiredoxin, which produces MLVTKKAPDFTATAVLADGQIVEDFNLYDNIGEKGAVLFFYPLDFTFVCPSEIIAFSNRIKDFEDRGIQVIGCSVDSQYSHFAWRETPVENGGIGRVKFPLVADLSKQISKDYDVLFGESVALRGSFLIDKDGTVRHAVINDLPLGRNIDEMIRMVDTMQFTNEHGEVCPAGWNKGDEGMKDTAEGVASYLAKHEGDL; this is translated from the coding sequence ATGTTAGTAACAAAAAAAGCTCCAGATTTTACAGCAACAGCAGTACTTGCTGATGGTCAAATTGTTGAAGATTTTAATTTATATGATAATATTGGTGAAAAAGGTGCAGTATTATTTTTCTACCCACTAGATTTTACTTTCGTTTGTCCATCTGAAATTATTGCATTCTCTAATAGAATTAAAGATTTTGAAGATAGAGGAATTCAAGTAATTGGTTGTTCTGTTGATTCTCAATATTCTCACTTTGCTTGGAGAGAAACACCTGTAGAAAATGGTGGAATTGGAAGAGTTAAATTTCCATTAGTTGCAGATCTTTCTAAACAAATTTCAAAAGATTATGATGTATTATTTGGTGAATCTGTAGCATTAAGAGGATCTTTCTTAATTGATAAAGATGGAACTGTTAGACATGCTGTAATTAATGATTTACCACTTGGAAGAAATATTGATGAAATGATTAGAATGGTAGATACAATGCAGTTTACAAATGAACATGGTGAAGTTTGTCCTGCTGGATGGAATAAAGGTGATGAAGGTATGAAAGATACTGCTGAAGGTGTTGCTTCTTACCTTGCAAAACACGAAGGTGATTTATAA
- the rho gene encoding transcription termination factor Rho: MEESKTQSKPKNAKNSNGNGKKTRTHIPVEGYKIEQLRELPLEELLKIAKDLEVENPQELKRQDLMFNILKSQIDQGGFILFTGILEIKDGGFGFLRALDGNFSDTSNDSYVSATQIRKFALRTGDIVSGQVRPPNKESEKYNALLKIEAINYLPIIQSKNRPLFDNLTPLFSTDRFSFEYDQTRMTGRMIDLFSPMGKGQRGLIVAPPKTGKTELLKELAHGISRNHPDTHLMVLLIDERPEEVTDMQRSVKGEVYSSTFDLPAHNHVRVAEIVIEKAKRLVEMKKDVVILLDSITRLARAYNTVTPSSGKVLSGGVDANALHKPKRFFGAARNIEEGGSLTIISTALIETGSKMDEVIFEEFKGTGNSEVVLSRDAANKRVYPALDIIRSGTRKEELLLTPDILQKTWILRNAIASMDEVEALKFLYSKMQKTKDNEEFFASMNE, encoded by the coding sequence ATGGAAGAGTCAAAAACTCAATCTAAGCCCAAAAATGCCAAAAATTCAAATGGTAATGGGAAAAAGACAAGAACACATATACCTGTAGAAGGGTATAAAATAGAACAGTTAAGGGAGTTACCCTTAGAAGAACTTTTAAAAATTGCAAAAGATTTAGAAGTAGAAAATCCACAAGAACTTAAACGACAAGATTTAATGTTCAATATTTTAAAGTCTCAAATTGACCAAGGTGGTTTTATATTATTCACTGGAATATTAGAGATAAAAGATGGTGGTTTTGGATTTTTAAGAGCTTTAGATGGTAATTTCTCAGATACTTCGAATGACTCTTATGTAAGTGCAACTCAAATTAGAAAATTTGCATTAAGAACAGGTGATATTGTAAGTGGACAAGTAAGACCTCCTAATAAAGAAAGTGAAAAATATAATGCTTTACTTAAAATTGAAGCAATCAATTATTTACCAATCATTCAATCTAAGAATAGACCTTTATTTGATAACTTAACTCCTCTTTTCTCAACAGATAGATTCTCTTTTGAATATGATCAGACAAGAATGACAGGAAGAATGATAGATTTATTTTCTCCTATGGGGAAAGGTCAAAGAGGGCTTATTGTTGCTCCACCAAAAACAGGTAAAACAGAACTTCTAAAAGAACTAGCACATGGAATATCAAGAAATCATCCTGATACACATCTTATGGTTTTATTAATTGATGAAAGACCAGAAGAAGTAACAGATATGCAAAGGTCAGTAAAGGGTGAAGTTTATTCTTCTACTTTTGATTTGCCTGCACACAATCATGTCAGAGTTGCAGAAATAGTTATTGAAAAAGCAAAGAGACTTGTAGAAATGAAGAAAGATGTCGTTATTTTACTTGATTCTATTACAAGATTAGCTCGTGCATATAATACAGTAACACCAAGTTCTGGAAAAGTACTTTCTGGTGGAGTAGATGCAAATGCTTTACATAAACCAAAAAGATTTTTTGGAGCTGCACGTAATATAGAAGAGGGTGGTTCTTTAACTATTATTTCTACAGCTTTAATTGAAACTGGTTCAAAAATGGATGAAGTTATTTTCGAAGAGTTTAAAGGAACTGGTAACTCTGAGGTTGTATTAAGTAGAGATGCTGCAAATAAAAGAGTTTATCCTGCTTTAGATATTATTAGATCTGGAACAAGAAAAGAAGAGTTATTATTGACTCCTGATATTTTACAAAAAACTTGGATCTTAAGAAATGCTATTGCTTCAATGGATGAAGTAGAAGCTTTAAAATTCTTATACTCAAAAATGCAAAAAACGAAAGATAATGAAGAGTTTTTTGCCTCTATGAATGAATAA
- the plsX gene encoding phosphate acyltransferase PlsX, with product MLKIAIDAMGGDFGPGPIIDGLIAALKMNNNFTAIAVGDKNKLEELIPSYYKNRIEILHTEDVISMSDSATDALKRKESTIYKAIDLVKEGSADAVVSAGHSGASMSLATLRIGRIKGVSRPAIATLMPTSENQNTLVLDVGANVDCDAKNLFEFAVMGQTYVRDVLQIDEPLVGLLSNGEEESKGNEVTKEAYKLISKIPNFAGNVEGSDIFKGTVDVVVCDGFIGNILLKTAEGVADTIGKIIKKNLKRSLISIAGAVLMRKVFKNLKVRVDYAEYGGAPLLGVKAPVIIAHGKSNPKAIQNAIFQAINSASSNLNHDIEEKLKHYSA from the coding sequence ATGCTTAAGATTGCAATTGATGCTATGGGAGGGGACTTCGGTCCTGGACCCATAATAGATGGCTTAATTGCCGCACTTAAAATGAACAATAATTTTACTGCTATTGCAGTAGGAGATAAAAATAAACTCGAAGAATTAATTCCTTCATACTATAAAAATAGAATTGAAATTTTACATACAGAAGATGTAATATCAATGTCTGACTCAGCAACCGATGCACTTAAAAGAAAAGAATCAACAATTTATAAAGCAATTGACCTTGTAAAAGAAGGTTCAGCAGATGCAGTAGTATCAGCTGGTCACTCTGGAGCCTCAATGTCTTTAGCAACACTTAGAATTGGTAGAATTAAAGGTGTTAGTAGACCTGCTATTGCAACCTTAATGCCTACTAGTGAAAATCAAAATACTCTTGTATTAGATGTAGGTGCAAATGTAGATTGTGATGCAAAAAACCTATTTGAATTTGCAGTTATGGGACAAACTTATGTTCGAGATGTTTTGCAAATTGATGAACCACTTGTTGGACTTTTAAGTAATGGGGAAGAAGAGAGTAAAGGAAATGAAGTTACAAAAGAAGCCTATAAGTTAATATCAAAAATTCCTAACTTTGCAGGAAATGTAGAAGGAAGTGATATATTTAAAGGTACAGTTGATGTTGTAGTTTGTGATGGATTTATTGGTAATATTTTACTAAAAACTGCAGAAGGTGTTGCAGATACTATTGGTAAAATTATTAAAAAGAATTTGAAAAGATCACTAATCTCAATTGCTGGTGCAGTTTTAATGAGAAAAGTGTTTAAAAACTTAAAAGTTAGAGTAGATTATGCTGAATATGGAGGTGCTCCATTATTAGGTGTAAAAGCTCCTGTAATTATTGCACATGGGAAATCAAACCCTAAAGCTATTCAAAATGCTATTTTTCAAGCTATTAATAGTGCAAGTTCTAACTTAAACCATGATATTGAGGAAAAACTAAAGCATTACTCTGCTTAA
- a CDS encoding DUF177 domain-containing protein, with protein MKIEFKKVPQTPKTFSAEYDSVKIEGTFCKISQSLVKIDSILRGEASIQCSRCGEDDTITLEDEFNFLISDGIFKNESSESEDLIIEVDNHIIDFDKIIQSEISSIRSDYHICKNCINVDFVEKEY; from the coding sequence ATGAAAATTGAATTTAAAAAAGTACCACAGACCCCTAAAACTTTTAGTGCTGAATACGATTCAGTAAAAATTGAAGGTACTTTTTGTAAAATATCGCAATCTTTAGTCAAAATAGACAGCATTTTAAGAGGAGAAGCCTCAATTCAATGTTCAAGATGCGGTGAAGATGATACTATTACTTTAGAGGATGAATTCAATTTCTTGATAAGTGATGGTATTTTCAAGAATGAATCCTCTGAATCAGAAGATTTGATTATAGAAGTTGATAATCATATAATAGACTTTGATAAAATTATTCAAAGTGAGATATCATCTATACGTAGTGACTATCACATTTGTAAAAATTGTATAAATGTAGATTTCGTTGAAAAAGAATATTAA
- a CDS encoding cysteine hydrolase family protein, which translates to MKSTALLLIDFQNDYFETFKDSKFPLNNSEGASLKASKILEKFRDKSIDIIHIKHENPKVDAPFFQVGSNGANIHKNVEPLESELVITKNYPNSFLQTNLKNYLDEKNIDSVVIVGAMTHMCVDATLRAAKDFGYNCTVISDACATKDLEFDGKIVSSFDVHKSFMAAFEFAYAKVESTNEFLKGFDT; encoded by the coding sequence ATGAAAAGTACAGCTTTACTTCTAATAGATTTTCAAAATGATTATTTTGAAACTTTTAAAGATTCAAAATTTCCATTAAACAATAGTGAAGGGGCTTCTTTAAAGGCTTCAAAAATTTTAGAAAAGTTTAGAGATAAATCTATAGATATAATTCATATAAAACATGAAAACCCAAAAGTTGATGCACCTTTTTTCCAAGTAGGTTCAAATGGAGCAAATATACATAAAAATGTAGAACCTCTAGAAAGTGAACTTGTGATAACAAAAAATTATCCAAATTCATTTTTACAAACCAATTTAAAAAATTATTTGGATGAAAAAAATATTGATTCTGTAGTTATTGTGGGAGCAATGACTCATATGTGTGTAGATGCAACCCTAAGAGCTGCAAAAGATTTTGGATATAATTGTACAGTTATAAGTGATGCTTGTGCAACAAAAGACTTAGAGTTTGATGGGAAAATAGTTTCCTCTTTTGATGTTCACAAAAGTTTTATGGCTGCTTTTGAATTTGCTTATGCAAAAGTAGAAAGCACTAATGAATTTTTAAAAGGTTTTGATACTTGA
- a CDS encoding branched-chain amino acid transporter permease, translated as MTNFEIYIAIIIMALVNFLTRVFPFLFFTKNDLPKSLEFIEKFFPATIMTILVFYTLKDIDFSLSPYGAKEIISILFTASLHILMKNYLISIFLGTIFYMGLVQYF; from the coding sequence ATGACTAATTTTGAAATATATATAGCAATTATAATAATGGCTTTAGTGAATTTCTTGACTAGAGTTTTTCCTTTTTTGTTTTTTACAAAAAATGATTTGCCCAAATCTTTAGAATTTATTGAGAAGTTTTTTCCTGCAACAATTATGACAATTTTAGTTTTTTATACTTTAAAGGATATTGACTTCTCTTTATCTCCTTATGGGGCAAAAGAGATTATAAGTATTTTATTTACTGCTTCTCTTCATATACTTATGAAGAATTATCTTATTTCAATCTTTTTAGGGACAATATTTTATATGGGTTTAGTACAGTATTTTTAA
- a CDS encoding transglutaminase-like cysteine peptidase, whose translation MKQIILLILITIINLEANSIKLSKTDIKKIEEHHSRNAIYLRLKKYIELKKNIKDFSIEKKLNYVNTFYNKILPIQDSQKYLSDDYWATPKEFMIEGKGDCEDYAIAKYFTLLEIGIKKEKLFLTIVKVKGKTNYHMVLSYLENKNSIPLILDNLSFKVLPFDKRKDLIPEVIFNEKEAFILKNKKIYKKAKINWGKENKWEKLLNRVYEKNE comes from the coding sequence ATGAAACAAATAATTTTACTTATTCTAATAACAATTATTAACTTAGAAGCAAATAGTATAAAGCTTTCAAAAACTGATATAAAAAAAATTGAGGAGCATCACTCTAGAAATGCTATTTATTTGAGGCTTAAAAAATATATAGAATTAAAAAAGAATATAAAAGATTTTTCAATAGAAAAAAAACTTAATTATGTAAATACTTTTTATAATAAAATTCTTCCAATACAAGATTCACAGAAATATTTAAGTGATGATTATTGGGCTACTCCAAAAGAGTTTATGATTGAAGGTAAAGGTGATTGTGAAGATTATGCTATTGCAAAATATTTTACACTTTTAGAGATTGGTATTAAGAAAGAAAAACTATTTTTAACTATTGTAAAAGTAAAAGGCAAAACAAATTACCATATGGTTTTATCTTATCTTGAAAATAAAAACTCTATACCTTTAATATTAGATAATCTCAGTTTTAAAGTTCTTCCTTTTGATAAAAGAAAAGATTTAATCCCAGAAGTTATATTTAATGAAAAAGAAGCTTTCATATTAAAAAATAAAAAGATTTATAAAAAAGCAAAAATAAACTGGGGAAAAGAAAATAAATGGGAAAAACTTTTAAATAGAGTTTATGAAAAGAATGAATAA
- a CDS encoding beta-ketoacyl-ACP synthase III, whose translation MAYAAFRSVGAYIPPKIMTNFDFEKIIDTSDEWITKRTGIKERRLAEENEASSDLGTRAAQVAIDRANISKEEIDLVICATVTPDYLCMPSTACLIASKLELPKVQAMDISAACTGFVYALSVAKAFIESGMKKNVLIVGTEKYSSILDYTDRGTCFIFGDGAGAAIISATDKKEEAIVDVNCSSDGNYDDLIKTPGGGSKHPCSQEVVDNKMACIRMKGNETFKLAVKTLTSDVKDMLKKHNLTNEDINHFIPHQANYRIIKAVGDSLGLNEEQTVVTVDKYGNTSAASIPMAMNYAYEQGKIKAGDNILFDAFGAGLTWGSALFPFSPKN comes from the coding sequence ATGGCGTATGCAGCATTTAGATCAGTAGGAGCATATATTCCTCCTAAAATAATGACTAATTTTGATTTTGAAAAAATTATAGATACAAGTGATGAATGGATCACTAAAAGAACAGGTATAAAAGAAAGAAGGTTAGCTGAAGAAAATGAAGCTTCTTCTGATTTAGGTACAAGAGCAGCTCAAGTTGCAATTGATAGAGCAAATATTTCTAAAGAAGAAATAGACTTAGTAATATGTGCAACGGTAACACCTGATTATCTTTGTATGCCTTCTACTGCTTGTTTAATTGCGTCAAAATTAGAATTACCAAAAGTTCAAGCTATGGATATAAGTGCTGCTTGTACTGGCTTTGTATATGCTCTTTCTGTTGCAAAAGCTTTTATTGAATCTGGAATGAAAAAAAATGTACTTATTGTAGGTACAGAAAAATATTCTTCAATTTTAGACTATACAGATAGAGGTACTTGTTTTATTTTTGGAGATGGAGCAGGTGCAGCAATTATTTCTGCAACTGATAAAAAAGAAGAAGCAATAGTTGATGTAAACTGTTCTAGTGATGGGAATTATGATGATTTAATTAAAACTCCAGGAGGAGGAAGTAAACATCCTTGTTCACAAGAAGTAGTAGATAATAAAATGGCGTGTATAAGAATGAAAGGTAATGAGACTTTCAAACTAGCTGTAAAAACACTTACTTCTGATGTAAAAGATATGCTAAAAAAACATAATCTTACAAATGAAGATATAAATCACTTTATCCCACATCAAGCTAATTACAGAATTATTAAAGCAGTAGGTGATTCTTTAGGTTTAAATGAGGAGCAAACTGTTGTAACAGTTGATAAGTATGGAAATACTTCAGCAGCTTCAATTCCTATGGCAATGAATTATGCCTATGAGCAAGGTAAAATAAAAGCAGGAGATAACATCTTGTTTGATGCTTTTGGTGCAGGACTTACTTGGGGATCTGCATTATTCCCATTTTCACCAAAAAACTAA
- a CDS encoding AzlC family ABC transporter permease, protein MKYQRELKAAFKISIPVMMGYLVLGFAFGLLLVSFNYDWYLAPLMSIFIYAGALQFVAINFFNVKAGFVDIAIASLFVNLRQSFYGLSLLKRFRKTGKLKPYLIFGLTDETYALLTTIKDDEQLKKRWYYFFLTALNQIYWFVGATAGAIIGSNIEFNTAGLEFSLTALFVVLCIEQYKNLKNSIPFLVGTVASIFALIFIPSDKMLIVAIFISLLLLFFFRKRLDLND, encoded by the coding sequence TTGAAATATCAACGAGAATTAAAGGCTGCTTTTAAGATCTCAATTCCTGTTATGATGGGATACCTTGTTTTAGGCTTTGCCTTTGGATTACTATTAGTTTCTTTTAATTATGACTGGTATTTAGCACCGTTAATGAGTATTTTTATTTATGCAGGGGCTTTGCAATTTGTTGCAATAAATTTTTTCAATGTAAAAGCAGGATTTGTAGATATAGCAATTGCTAGTTTATTTGTTAATTTAAGGCAGTCTTTTTATGGATTATCTTTATTGAAAAGATTTAGAAAGACAGGAAAACTAAAACCTTATTTAATATTTGGATTAACAGATGAAACTTATGCCTTGTTAACTACAATAAAAGATGATGAACAATTGAAAAAAAGATGGTATTATTTCTTTTTAACGGCATTGAATCAAATTTATTGGTTTGTAGGTGCTACAGCAGGGGCAATCATAGGTTCTAATATTGAATTTAATACAGCAGGTTTGGAGTTTTCTTTAACTGCACTTTTCGTAGTATTATGTATTGAGCAGTATAAAAACTTAAAAAATTCAATTCCTTTTTTAGTAGGAACAGTTGCTTCTATTTTTGCTTTAATTTTTATACCAAGTGATAAAATGCTTATTGTAGCTATTTTTATTTCTTTATTGTTACTTTTCTTTTTTAGAAAAAGGCTTGATTTAAATGACTAA
- the rpmF gene encoding 50S ribosomal protein L32, whose translation MAVPKRRVSHTRAAKRRTHYKITLKRPVKDSDGTWKMPHTVNPNTGEYKS comes from the coding sequence ATGGCAGTACCTAAGAGAAGAGTATCACATACTAGAGCAGCAAAAAGAAGAACTCACTATAAAATTACTTTAAAAAGACCAGTTAAAGATAGTGATGGAACTTGGAAAATGCCTCATACGGTAAACCCAAATACTGGTGAATATAAAAGCTAA
- a CDS encoding 4Fe-4S dicluster domain-containing protein encodes MAVKITDICINCDACLDECPTESIVDNDENPTGEDIYYVNPETCTECIGDNDEPACAEACPTEGCIVWDAREGASHPTRDGMIAGEPCVED; translated from the coding sequence ATGGCAGTTAAAATTACAGATATTTGCATAAATTGTGATGCATGTTTAGATGAATGTCCAACAGAATCAATTGTTGATAATGATGAAAACCCAACAGGTGAAGATATTTATTATGTAAACCCTGAAACATGTACTGAATGTATTGGTGATAATGATGAACCAGCATGTGCAGAAGCATGTCCTACAGAAGGTTGTATAGTGTGGGATGCAAGAGAAGGAGCATCACATCCAACAAGAGATGGAATGATTGCTGGTGAACCTTGCGTTGAAGACTAA
- a CDS encoding aminotransferase class IV family protein, which produces MEYFETIKCFDTEVYNLSFHEKRVTNTIGLNLNLQEYIYPPSSRLYRCKLIYNESEVLDVQYFEYTKKKINSFKIVFDDKIEYSKKYLDRSNLDTLSLKKEDKDEIIIIKNGLVSDTSIANIAIFDGTNWLTPKIPLLKGTTRARLLKEGEIIEKDIDLNMLKFSRKIALMNAMIGFDILEDYSFFS; this is translated from the coding sequence ATGGAATACTTTGAAACTATAAAATGCTTTGATACTGAAGTTTATAATCTCTCTTTTCATGAAAAAAGAGTTACAAATACAATAGGTTTAAATCTAAATTTACAGGAGTATATTTATCCCCCTTCAAGTAGACTTTATCGATGTAAATTAATTTATAATGAATCAGAAGTTTTAGATGTACAGTATTTTGAATATACTAAAAAAAAGATAAACAGTTTTAAAATAGTTTTTGATGATAAAATAGAGTATTCTAAAAAGTATTTAGATAGAAGTAATTTAGATACTTTATCTTTGAAAAAAGAAGATAAAGATGAGATTATAATTATAAAAAATGGTCTAGTTTCAGATACTTCAATTGCAAATATTGCAATATTTGATGGAACAAATTGGCTTACTCCTAAAATACCTTTGTTAAAAGGAACAACAAGGGCAAGACTTTTAAAAGAAGGTGAAATCATAGAAAAAGATATTGATTTAAATATGTTGAAATTTTCTAGAAAAATAGCTCTTATGAATGCAATGATAGGTTTTGATATTTTAGAAGATTATTCATTCTTTTCATAA